The following proteins are encoded in a genomic region of Larus michahellis chromosome 30, bLarMic1.1, whole genome shotgun sequence:
- the LOC141735330 gene encoding bolA-like protein 2 — protein sequence MAALSAEGLRERLERALGAEHVEVEDTTPSRCATSFRLLVVASLFRGKGLLQRHRLVNEALGAELGRIHALEQRTLTPEQWEAEKAA from the exons atggcggcgctgagcgcggaggggctgcgggagcGGCTGGAGCGCGCGCTGGGGGCGGAGCACGTG GAGGTGGAGGACACGACCCCCTCCCGCTGCGCCACCAGCTTCCGCCTCCTGGTCGTGGCCTCGTTATTccgggggaaggggctgctgcagcgccACCG GCTGGTTAACGAGGCGCTGGGGGCGGAGCTGGGCCGGATCCACGCCCTGGAGCAGCGGACGCTCACCCCCGAGCAATGGGAGGCCGAGAAAGCCGCCTGA
- the LOC141735273 gene encoding LOW QUALITY PROTEIN: lysophospholipase D GDPD3-like (The sequence of the model RefSeq protein was modified relative to this genomic sequence to represent the inferred CDS: deleted 2 bases in 1 codon), giving the protein MCRVQTPPHAVRKGRRPRLRRVMAGPGSPPPPPLRRAGTGRAGPFRRGSNKGKMAAAAAVALTALGVTLGVTLGLAAAARCFLRPVPLPSRPRLPFRARLVAHRGGSGEKIENTMEAFENAVTHGADLLELDCRRTLDGVVVVSHDGNLLRQSGRPLDLRRLRYQDLPPYKSPLEVTFYPGHFSSGADRRIPRLDEVFRRFPHVPISIEIKDDDDDLINEVAALVRRHDRAAITLWASFHERILRKCRRAHPAMPYGFSLRRGLLLLLLHYSGLLPFVPLGEAALLSSLPAIINRTYFPVPKGWAGALLSKVLQAVTMRPALLRHLRDRGIQVVLWVLNEERDFAGAFAAGASGAMTDYPQRLGGYLRAAPPPPPPPPPPRPHGAAPPAPRPPLTRGIDPAPPPPPGADNSS; this is encoded by the exons atgtgCCGtgtgcaaacccccccccacGCCGTGCGCAAAGGGCGGCGGCCGCGCCTGCGCCGTGTCATGGcgggccccggctcccccccccccccccccctccgccgggcGGGGACCGGTCGGGCCGGTCCGTTCCGTCGAGGATCAAATAaagggaagatggcggcggcggcggcggtggcgctgacgGCGCTGGGGGTGACGCTGGGGGTGACGCTGGGGTTGGCGGCGGCCGCTCGCTGCTTCCTGCggcccgtccccctcccctcccgcccccgcctccccttcAGGGCCCGGCTGGTGGCGCATCGCGGCG gGAGCGGCGAAAAGATCGAGAACACGATGGAGGCCTTTGAGAA cGCGGTGACCCACGGCGCCGACCTGCTGGAGCTGGATTGTCGCCGCACCCTGGACGGCGTCGTCGTCGTCAGCCATGACGGGAACCTGCTGCGCCAGAGCGGCCGCCCCCTCGACCTGCGCCGCCTCCGCTACCAG gacctcccGCCCTACAAGTCCCCGCTGGAGGTGACCTTCTACCCCG GTCACTTCTCCTCCGGCGCCGACCGTCGCATCCCCCGATTGGACGAGGTTTTCCGCCGCTTCCCCCACGTGCCAATCAGCATCGAGATCAAGGACGACGACGATGACCTCATCAACGAG GTGGCCGCCCTGGTCCGTCGCCACGACCGCGCCGCCATCACGCTCTGGGCCTCCTTCCACGAGCGCATCCTGCGCAAGTGCCGCCGGGCC cacccggCCATGCCCTACGGCTTCTCCCtgcgccgggggctgctgctgctgctcctccattACAGCGGGCTCCTGCCCTTCGTCCCCCTGGGGGAGGCCGCCCTCCTCTCTTCG CTGCCCGCCATCATCAACCG gacgTATTTTCCCGTCCCCAAGGGCTGGGCCGGGGCCCTGCTCAGCAAAGTGCTGCAGGC cgTCACCATGCGCCCCGCCCTCCTGCGGCACCTGCGCGACCGCGGCATCCAG gtgGTGCTGTGGGTCCTGAACGAGGAGCGCGACTTCGCCGGGGCCTTCGCGGCCGGGGCCAGCGGGGCCATGACCGACTACCCCCAGCGCCTGGGGGGCTACCTgcgcgccgcccctccccccccccccccgcccccccccccccggccccacggcgccgccccccccgccccccgcccccctttaaCGCGGGGGATtgaccccgcccctcccccacccccggggg CCGATAATTCCTCTTGA